In Aptenodytes patagonicus chromosome 8, bAptPat1.pri.cur, whole genome shotgun sequence, a genomic segment contains:
- the JAGN1 gene encoding protein jagunal homolog 1 isoform X1 yields the protein MASRGGPRAAGTDGSDFQHRERVASHYQMSVALKSEIKKLIYTHVGIWLLLLAQMCVGHLKLLPHDQVAMPYQWEYPYLLSILPSLLGLLSFPRNNISYLVLSMISTGLFSVAPLIYGAMEMFPMAQQLYRHGKAYRFIFGFSAVSVMYLVVVVAAQVHGWQLYYSKKLLDSWFTSTQEKKKK from the exons ATGGCCTCCCGCGGgggcccccgcgccgccggcacCGATGGCAGCGACTTCCAGCACCGGGAGCGCGTGGCCTCCCACTACCAGATGAG CGTGGCCCTCAAGTCGGAGATCAAGAAGCTGATCTACACGCACGTGggcatctggctgctgctgctggcccagaTGTGCGTGGGGCACCTCAAGCTGCTGCCCCACGACCAGGTGGCCATGCCCTACCAGTGGGAGTACCCCTACCTGCTCAGcatcctgccctccctcctgggcctcctctccttcccccgcAACAACATCAGCTACCTGGTGCTCTCCATGATCAGCACCGGCCTCTTCTCCGTGGCTCCCCTCATCTACGGGGCCATGGAGATGTTCCCCATGGCGCAGCAGCTCTACCGTCACGGCAAAGCTTACCGCTTCATCTTCGGCTTCTCGGCCGTCTCCGTCATGTacctggtggtggtggtggccgcCCAGGTGCACGGCTGGCAGCTCTACTACAGCAAGAAGCTGCTGGACTCCTGGTTCACCAGCACgcaggagaagaagaagaaatga
- the JAGN1 gene encoding protein jagunal homolog 1 isoform X2, translating into MCVGHLKLLPHDQVAMPYQWEYPYLLSILPSLLGLLSFPRNNISYLVLSMISTGLFSVAPLIYGAMEMFPMAQQLYRHGKAYRFIFGFSAVSVMYLVVVVAAQVHGWQLYYSKKLLDSWFTSTQEKKKK; encoded by the coding sequence aTGTGCGTGGGGCACCTCAAGCTGCTGCCCCACGACCAGGTGGCCATGCCCTACCAGTGGGAGTACCCCTACCTGCTCAGcatcctgccctccctcctgggcctcctctccttcccccgcAACAACATCAGCTACCTGGTGCTCTCCATGATCAGCACCGGCCTCTTCTCCGTGGCTCCCCTCATCTACGGGGCCATGGAGATGTTCCCCATGGCGCAGCAGCTCTACCGTCACGGCAAAGCTTACCGCTTCATCTTCGGCTTCTCGGCCGTCTCCGTCATGTacctggtggtggtggtggccgcCCAGGTGCACGGCTGGCAGCTCTACTACAGCAAGAAGCTGCTGGACTCCTGGTTCACCAGCACgcaggagaagaagaagaaatga